One Oncorhynchus mykiss isolate Arlee chromosome 9, USDA_OmykA_1.1, whole genome shotgun sequence genomic window, TCTATTTGACCTACATTTATTTAATCAGACGCCCACTGTTCAGATCCATGTATttttattaacacacacacagagagagaaagagcacaaTTACCAATCTCCATTCACTCAAATGGGACACCATTCTCtacatagtatatagtatattattaatatattgTATTAGTAGTGTCAAATCTCCTAAACCCTATCCAAACAGACTACAATACCCATAATCCCTCACCTAACAACAGAACCCAACTGTGTATTTACCCTGGGCTTGTCACTAATCTGACTCTAATACGTTAAACGGTTTAACTCCTGTCGTCTCATTTTAATCACTCATTCTTTCCTGCTTTGCTCATTAATCCCTCGCTCCTTTCACCCTCTACCTCTGTGCCACCCCTCGGCGAAAGAAAGGGATGacgggatggagagagaaagagagggagggagggagggagatggatggagaaagttagggatgaagagagaaagaaaagtgaAAAAGacgaagagagatggagagagggaaagaaactgagaggaaggcagagagatggagagagacagagagagagagagacagagagagagagagagagagagagagtgagagagagagacagagagagagacagagagagagacagagacagagacagagagagacagagagacagagagagagacagagagagagacagagagagagagagacagagagagacagagagagagagacagagagagagagacagacagaaagagacagagagagagacagagagagagagacagagagagacagagagacagatagagacagagagagagagagagagagagagagagagacggtataaatgtagagggggtggggagacagTATAAAGGTAGAGGGGGTAGGGAGACAGtgtagagggggtggggagacagTGTAGAGGGGGTAGGGAGGCAGTATCAAggtagagggggtggggagacagTATAAAggtagagggggtggggagacagTATCAAGGTAGAGGGGGTAGGGAGACAGtgtagagggggtggggagacagtgtagagggggtagggaggcagaaagagagagacagagagagacagagagacagagagagacagatagagacagagagagagagagagagagagagagagagagagagagagagagacggtataaatgtagagggggtggggagacagTATAAAGGTAGAGGGGGTAGGGAGACAGtgtagagggggtggggagacagTGTAGAGGGGGTAGGGAGGCAGTATCAAggtagagggggtggggagacagTATAAATGTAGAGGGGGTAGGGAGACAGTATCAAGGTAGAGGGGGTAGGGAGACAGTATAAATGTAGAGGGGGTAGGGAGACAGTATCAAGGTAGAGGGGGTAGGGAGACAGTATCAAggtagagggggtggggagacagTATCAAGGTAGAGGGGGTAGGGAGACAGTATCAAGGTAAAGGGGGTGGGGAGACAGTATAAATGTAGAGGGGGTAGGGAGACAGTATCAAGGTAGAGGGGGTAGGGAGACAGTATCAAggtagagggggtggggagacagTATCAAGGTAGAGGGGGTAGGGAGACAGTATAAAAATagagggggtagggagagagtATAAACTCTAAAATGTCAGATCCCCTCAGGGCAGGCTGTGACATCACTCCTTCcgaagtaaacacacacacactccgtcgCCACGGTGCCCACTCGCCACGGCAACGAGGCTGGGCGGAGGGGCAaccgcaaaacacacacacacacttgaggcTGCCTCCAATTTGGAAAATGTATCTTTCCAATCCTTAGTGCTGTAATCCGGTGTGATCAGGGTTTTACATCCTATTGTATTCCCACTCTacggaatgtgtgtgtgtgtgtgtgtgtctctgcatgtgtgtgtgtgtgtgtctgtatgtgtgtgtgtgtgtgtgtgtgtgtgtgtgtgtgtgtgtgtgtatgtgtgtgtgtgtgtgtgtgtctgtatgtatgtgtgtgtgtgtgtgtgtgtgtgtgtgtatgtatgtgtgtgtgtgtgtgtgtgtgtgtgtgtgtgtgtgtgtgtgtgtgtgtgtgtgtctgtatgtgtgtgtgtgtctgtgtgtgtgtatgtgtgtgtgtgtgtgtgtgtgtgtgtgtgtgtgtgtgtgttaacctgcTGTATTTGTCCCTCTACAGCTGGCATACTGTGTGGTCCAGTTCATGGAGAAAGATGCCACGGTCACAGAATACGTAAGGCTTTGCATTTCTGATCTCTGACCAAACACTAGACCTGCCAGGCCACAGGCTattcacttcctgtttcacttcctgtttcacttcCTGTTTCTGTCCTGTACAGATCATACGAGGGCTGCTCAAGTACTGGCCCAAAACCTGCACCCAGAAAGAGGTgacaaatctgtgtgtgtgtgtgtgtactcaggtGTGTCTCTGTTTATGGTTTGTTTTGGTATAAGGTCAtgtttttctcctgtgtgtgtgtgtgtactaggtGATGTTCCTAGGGGAGATAGAAGAGATACTGGATGTGATTGAGCCGTCTCAGTTTATCCGTGTTCAGGAGCCTCTCTTCAAACAGATCACTGCCTGCATCTCAAGTCCACActtccaggtacacacacacacgcacgcacgcacgcacgcacgcacgcacgcacgcacacacacacacacacacacacacacacacacacacacacacacacacacacacacacacacttacttccaGGTTAGTAACCTAACCTCTAAACTTTAACCTCTCTGTGTTGTAGGTAGCAGGGAGGGCTCTGAACCCTAACCTCTAAACTTTAACCTCTCTGTGTTGTAGGTAGCAGAGAGGGCTCTGTACTTCTGGAACAATGAGTACATCCTGTCTTTGATAGAGGAGAACAGTCAGGTGATTCTACCGCTGGTCTTCACTACACTCTACAGAGTCTCCAAGGAGCACTGGAACCAGTgagtgacctctaacccctgatctCTAAcgcctaacccctgacctctaacccctgacctctaacgcCTAATCCCTAAACCGTGACCTCTAACGCCTAACTCCTGACCTCTAAcgcctaacccctgacctctaacgcCTAACCCCTAAACCGTGACCTCTAACGCCTAACACCTGActtctaacccctgacctctaacgcCTAACCCCTAAACCGTGACCTCTAAAGCCTAACCCTTGACCTCTAAcgcctaacccctaacccctaatgcCTGACCTCTAACCTATAATGCCCAATCTCTAAGTCTGTATGACCTCCATGATCTCCGCAGATATACCTCTCTAATCCTTCCTCCACTCTTTCTGTCCTTCACTTTTCCGCCATCCCTCCCCTACCTCTCCATATATCTCTAattccatccatctccctccatctctctccatccatctccttccatctctctccatccatctccctccatctctctccatccatctccctctatctctctccatccatctccctccatctctctccatccatctccctccatctctctctccatccatctccctccatctctctctatccatctccctccatctctctatccatctccctccatctctctccatccatctccttccatctctctccatccatctccctccatctctctccatccatctccctccatctctctccatccatctccctccatctctctccatctatctctctccatccatctccctccatctctctccatccatctccctccatctctctccgtccatctccctccatctctctccatccatctccctccatctctctccatccatctctctccatctctctccatccatctccctccatctctctccatccatctccctccatctctctccctccatctctctccatccatctccctccatctctctccatccatctccatccatctctctccatccatctccctccatgtctctccatccatctccctccatctctctccctccatctctctctccctccatctctctccctccatctctctccatttctctccatctctctccatctctctccctccatctccctccatctctctccctccatctccctccatctctctccatccatctccctccttctctctccctccatctctctccctccatttccctccatctctctccatccatctctctccatccatctccctccatccatctccctccatctctcttcatccatctccctccatctctctccctccatctctctctccctccatctctctccctccatctctctccatttctctccatctctctccctccatctccctccatctctctccctccatctccctccatctctctccatccatctccctccttctctctccctccatctctctccatccatctccctccatctctctccatccatctccctccatctctctccatctctctccatccatcttcctccatctctctccctccatctctctctccctccatctctctccctccatctctctctccttccatctctctccctccatctctctctccctccatctctctccctccatctctctccctccatctctctccgtctctctccctccatctctctccctccatctctctccctccatctccctccatctctctcatccatctcactccatctctctccatctctctccctccatctccctccatctctctccctccatctccctccatctctctccatctctctccatccatctcactccatctctctcgctccatctctctccatctctctccctccatctccctccatctctctccctccatctccctccatctctctccctccatctctctccctccatctctctccatctctctccctccatctctctccctccatctccctccatctctctccctccatctccctccatctctctcaatctctctccatctatctcactccatctctctccatctcactccatctctctctctctccatccctctctccctccatccatctccctccatctctctccatccctctctctctccatccatctccctccatctccctccatctctctccatccatctccctctatctctctccctccatttctcgctccctccatctctctccatccatctctctccatccatctccctccatctctctccatccatctccctccatctctctccatccatctctctccatccatctccctccatctctctccctccatctccctccatctctctccatctatctccctccatctctctccatccatctccctccatctctctccatccatctccatctctctccatccatctccctccatctctctccctccatctctctctccctccatctctctccatccatctccctccatctctctccatccatctccctccatctctctccatccatctccctccatctctctccctccatctctctctccctccatctctctccctctctctccctccatctcactccatctctctccatctctcccgtccatctccatccatctctctccctccatctccctccatctctctccatccatctccctccatctctctccctccatctctctccatccatctctctccatctctctccatctctttctccatctctctccctccatctctctctccctccatctctctccctccatctctctctccctccatctctctccctccatctctctccctccatctctctccatccatctccctccatctctctccctccatctctctctgcctccatctctctccatctctctccctccatctctctccctccatctccctccatctctctccctccatctccctccatctctctccatccatctcactccatctctctccatctctctccctccatctctctccatctctctccctccatctccctccatctctctccatccatctccctccatctccctccatctctctccctccatctctctccatctatctccctacatctctctccatccatctccctccatctctccatccatcttcctccatctctatccctccatctctctccctccatctctctccctccatctctctccctccatctctctccctctctctccctccatctctctccctccatctctctccatccatcttcctccatctctctccctccatctctctctccctccatctctctccctccatctctctctccctccatctctctccatccatctcactccatccatctctctccctccatctctctccctccatctctctccatctctctccctccatctctctccctccatctccctccatctctctccctccatctccctccatctctctccatccatctcactccatctctctccatccatctccctccatctctctccctccatctctctccatccctctctccctccatccatctccctccatctctttccatccatctctctccctccatctctctccctccatctctctccatctctctccctccatctctctccctccatctctctccctccatctccctccatctctctccatccatccatctctccatccatccatctctctccctccatctctctccctccatctccctccatctctctctctgcaggacaATAGTCTCTCTGATCTACAACGTTCTGAAGACCTTTATGGAGATGAACAGCAAACTGTTTGATGACCTCACTGCCTCTTACAAAGTGGACAAACAGAAGTGAGTGATAGTGTCCTTTAGTGTCCTTTAGTGAGTGATAGTGTCTTTTAGTGAGTGATAGTGTCCTTTAGTGTCCTTTAGTGAGTGAAAGTGTCCTTTAGTGTCCTTTAGTGAGTGATAGTGTCCTTTAGTGAGTGATAGTGTCCTTTAGTGTCCTTTAGTGAGTGATAGTGTCCTTTAGTGTGTGATAGTGTCCTTTAGTGTGTGTATGCGAGTGcatgtttactctctctctctctctctctctctctctctctctctctctctctctctctgtcccagggAGTTGAAGAGGGAGCGTGAGCGTGCAGAGCTGTGGCGGGGGTTGGAGGAGCAGAAGGAGAGGAGGCTTCAGACCCTGGGGGAGACCAGTCGTAATCAGAAGAACCtccaggagagaggggagcctcctcagccctcctcccCACAGACGGCACTCCCTAAGCAGCCAGACCTCAAGCCCAGTggaccctcctccaccacctagAGCCAGACAGAGAATCAGTACCAGAGCCACAGAGTACAGAACATACTGATAcagttagcacacacacacacacacacacacacacacacacacacacacacaaacttacacATAGCCATACACAGGCataacatatactgtatacacacactcatgcaaagtgtacacaaacacaaaatatgaattgactcacacacacacacaaacacacactaattaCATACACAGACTGAACACACAGActgaacacacagagaacacactgactgaacacacagactgaacacacagactgaacacacagactgaacacacagactgaacacacagagaacacactgactgaacacacagagaacacactgactgaacacacagactgaacacacagactgaacacacagagaacacactgactgaacacacagactgaacacacagactgaacacacagactgaacacacagagaacacacagactgagtacacagagaacacacagactgagtacacagagaacacacagactgagtacacagagaacacacagactgagtacacagagaacacacaggcTGAGTACACAGGAGAACACACAGACTGAAAACACAGACTGAATTACACAAGCAGCCCTGTACACAAGTGGTTCCCAACATGTTTTTAACTGAGGCTCACCTTGATGGGATATAGGATTCTGCACTTATTTATTTGTATATTGGTAATGACCTCCATCTCATCTGTCCCATACAGCAAAATCATCTATTTCCTGTTGACAAACGTTTATTCtagattaaatagtttttttgttaACTATTTTCATAGTTCCTTACTCATGATGATTAAGTTGTGTGTACCCCTTTAAGTGTTTCCCGCGAATTCAAGAACtataagaaaaaaaatgtagctaCGATAAAATAGGTGTTTTTATTTTTTGACAGACACCcgtttttctgtttttctgtcatTCATTAAGATGGAACCACGGACACGATGTCGTCCATACTCCGTTTGTTTATATGGTACAGCTAACAGAGCATTCACACCTATCCACGCTAGCCCTGCCCTCATGTGGGTGTTAGCAAGCAAGCTAGGTAGTGCTACGTATCAACAGCCATTGTCAGCCAATTCAGTAAGTTGGAAGCCATGTGAGCTTTCGATTGGTCACTTGCGTCACGATATTCTCTGAGGATTTGCATAAAGTTGAGCGTTACCCAACTTTAGTCCCTCCCTGCCCACTTCCCCTCGGCCACTTCCCCTCGCCCACTTCCCCTCGACCACTTCCCCTCGCCCACTTCCCCTCGCCCTCTTCCCTCGCCCACTTCCCTTCGCCCACTTCCCCTCGCCCACTTCCCTTCGCCCACTTCCCCTCGCCCACTTCCCTTCGCCCACTTCCCCTCGCCTCCCTCCCCTCGCCCACTTCCTCTCGCCCTCTTCCCCTCGCCCACTTCCCCTCGCCCACTTCCCCTCGCCCACTTCCCCTCGCCCTCTTCCCTCGCCCACTTCCCCTCGCCCACTTCCCCTCGCCCACTTCCCTTCGACCACTTCCCTCGCCCTCTTCCCTCGCCCACTTCCCCTCGCCTACTTCCCCTCGCCTACCTCCCCTCGCCCACTTCCCCTCGCCCACTTCTCCTCGCCCACTTCCCCTCGCCCATTTCCCCTAGCCTACTTACCCTCGCCCACTTCCCCTAGCCTACTTCCCCTCGCCCTCTTCCCCTCGCCCTCTTCCCCTCGCCCTCTTCCCCTCACCCATTTCCCCTAGCCTACTTACCCTCGCCCACTTCCCCTAGCCTACTTCCCCTCGCCCTCTTCCCCTCGCCCTCTTCCCCTCGCCCTCTTCCCCTCGCCCACTTCTCCTCGCCCACTTCCCTTCGCCCTCTTCCCCTAGCCTACTTACCCTCGCCCACTTCCCCTAGCCTACTTCCCCCCGCCCTCTTCCCCTCGCCCTCTTCGCCTCGCACTCTTTCCCTCGCCCACTTCCCCTCGACCACTTTCCCTCGCCTACTTCCCCTAGCCTACTACTCCTGTTTTCCTTCCGTTGAAAAGTGAATGAGGCTCTGTGGTTTCATCGCCCAAAACGTGTTGTGTGGAAATGCACTGTAATCAGATTGGCCGGTGCTAATGGGGTCTCATTGGCCAAGTAAAATGTCACCAATGACTTTGTTTGGTGATGCGCCACCCCTCAAAGGATCCAGTTGTAACAACAGCCTGAGAACACTGCActtgaaacaaacagacagatgAAACCATGCGATGTTTAGTGTTTTATCTGACCGCCGCTGGGGATCCTAAGTCAACATCCCAGGTGTCATTCCACCAGTCACGTTTCTAAGTAAGTCTTCATTACATTTAGGAAACGTTTTATGGCCTGAGAGTTCCTCAAGGCCTACCATACACACTCTTAACACTACAATACCACACACACTCTTAACACTACAATACCATACACACTCTTAACACTACAATACCACACACACTCTTAACACTACAATACCATACACACTCTTAACACTACAATACCATACACACTCTTAACACTACAATACCATACACACTCTTAACACTACAATACCATACACACTCTCAACACTACAATACCACACACACTCTTAACACTACAATACCATACACACTCTTAACACTACAATACCATACACACTCTTAACACTACAATACCATACACACTCTCAACACTACAATACCACACACACTCTTAACACTACAATACCATACACACTCTTAACACTACAATACCACACACACTCTTAACACTACAATACCACACACACTCTTAACACTACAATACCACACACACTCTTAACaccacaataacatacacactCTTAACACCACAATACCATACACACTCTTAACACTACAATACCATACACACTCTTAACACTACAATACCATACACACTCTTAACActacaataccacacacacactccctatcTCAAACTAAACATatttctcattctctttctttctctctttctctttctctctctctctctttctctctcacacacgcacacacacgcacgcacacacacgcacgcacacacacgcacgcacgcacgcacacacacacacacacacac contains:
- the LOC118966153 gene encoding extensin-like; its protein translation is MSSILRLFICPSLPTSPRPLPLAHFPSTTSPRPLPLALFPRPLPFAHFPSPTSLRPLPLAHFPSPTSPRLPPLAHFLSPSSPRPLPLAHFPSPTSPRPLPSPTSPRPLPLAHFPSTTSLALFPRPLPLAYFPSPTSPRPLPLAHFSSPTSPRPFPLAYLPSPTSPSLLPLALFPSPSSPRPLPLTHFP